The following coding sequences are from one Archaeoglobaceae archaeon window:
- the cofD gene encoding 2-phospho-L-lactate transferase yields the protein MIVLSGGTGTPKLLRGLKELVDFCVIVNTAEDIWISGNKICPDIDSVVYALAEIIDDEKWWGIRGDSFRTHEKLKELGYDEMMAVGDLDRATHILRSEVLRRGGSLVEATKVVAKAYGVSHDIFPMCNEEVATTIVTPEGEMHFQEFWVKRKGVPEVVDIYFKGIEKARIPEEVLKVLEKDDEVLIGPSNPITSITPILSVEGFRKRLSGKKVIAISPIIGSNPVSGPAGKFMRAKGFEVSPKGVFEVYRDFLSALVVDEADSKIVSEKIFATNTIMKSKEDAIRLSDFVLKLFDKL from the coding sequence ATGATCGTTCTCTCTGGAGGCACAGGGACTCCTAAGTTGCTCAGAGGACTAAAAGAACTGGTAGATTTTTGTGTAATTGTTAATACTGCAGAAGACATCTGGATATCTGGAAACAAAATATGCCCCGATATCGATTCGGTTGTTTACGCTCTCGCGGAAATCATTGACGACGAAAAATGGTGGGGGATTAGGGGAGATAGCTTTAGAACCCATGAAAAACTGAAGGAACTCGGATATGATGAAATGATGGCAGTTGGAGATCTCGACAGAGCAACGCACATTTTAAGGAGTGAGGTGCTTAGAAGAGGCGGAAGTCTTGTAGAGGCTACGAAAGTTGTGGCAAAAGCCTATGGAGTTAGCCATGACATTTTTCCGATGTGCAATGAAGAGGTTGCAACGACAATAGTCACTCCTGAGGGAGAGATGCACTTTCAGGAGTTCTGGGTTAAAAGAAAAGGAGTTCCAGAAGTTGTAGATATTTATTTTAAGGGAATTGAAAAAGCCCGAATACCAGAAGAAGTTTTAAAAGTGCTTGAAAAAGATGATGAAGTGCTTATAGGTCCAAGTAATCCCATAACAAGCATAACGCCGATTTTGAGTGTAGAGGGTTTCAGAAAAAGGCTTTCGGGAAAAAAGGTAATTGCTATCTCTCCAATCATTGGCAGCAATCCTGTAAGCGGTCCTGCCGGAAAGTTTATGAGGGCTAAAGGTTTTGAAGTCTCGCCAAAGGGGGTTTTCGAAGTTTATAGGGATTTTCTTTCTGCACTTGTTGTGGATGAAGCAGACAGTAAAATTGTATCCGAGAAGATATTTGCAACAAATACGATCATGAAAAGCAAAGAAGATGCGATAAGGTTATCAGACTTCGTTTTGAAGCTTTTTGATAAGCTATGA
- a CDS encoding HD domain-containing protein, with amino-acid sequence MLRVDPITLEVLRSNYAAFQRIKQVLLNSKRRFEGLKEFNNWLLDAMSEFYDLPADTRFPGFFSSLYDHALLSSAIAVAIALDLKRKGIDFSAEYNGKISEMLKDEKGLVEVVRCASLLHDIGKHPPEGHYKRTRESAEELLKNAGFEEVAKDIAECASRHHYRESLDDEYKPKTKLEWVVALADKVSVVDRAILIERNEESALCCEWLLSKLNQVLSEDDKRNLGELIDYLKGKRDKVSEIRIIPVDVEKIQQEIDRIVFNPKEVFGVEPKIGLLCLETAGIQKFVTASDFRKYVSGASSLLENVLIEVRDYLKDTFCPECVIYAKGGSLLAIVPASYYRELKNEINRKFKGRTRVASPKIPPKEFFEYELNELKYGPQVLQESNLVHKRNFGSCVSRTLCFLEAEEIFGETVSIPVGEICRCCYEYPSTQIWKEFDEEFQICERCKIVLEEQKRTREALLFYLDLESQKIEPRPENEFWKKLTKKLEDRVKNANVLSELYYKGVKGITFKLVETWDYLGRQHFSPTGEDNEGNYDIAFIKGDGDNFGKIKESASSPAIFREISELFEKVIEDSIVEGFIEILLKEMEILGVIVGEKSEKSKYQLEIPFDVVFIGGDDFLVLMDSAFVFIFLKKFRESVQKLLGERKERYEKEDNQRLSIFPLGVSMGVVICKNRIPIKSTIDVINEMVKKAKEKSKEEATLKKFGSEIYIYLQKFNQIPTKGEIEALERKPEQKSCEEGSESHEKFTSFPMNGKEFICYMEHLKFFVEKGISPNWIKRVFGKEKPRSITDACINLLFKMARTDKESDEFKALERLYEIHEKFEIKDKFSYKHLDIAESVRVLTEKIEKNVRDENLRKKIKKILLGD; translated from the coding sequence ATGTTAAGAGTTGATCCAATTACTCTGGAAGTTTTAAGATCTAACTATGCGGCTTTCCAGAGAATTAAGCAAGTGCTTCTAAATTCCAAAAGACGTTTTGAAGGTCTTAAAGAGTTCAACAACTGGCTTCTGGATGCTATGAGTGAATTCTATGACTTGCCTGCAGATACAAGATTTCCAGGGTTTTTCTCAAGCCTTTACGACCATGCTTTGCTGAGTTCCGCAATTGCGGTTGCGATTGCACTGGATTTAAAAAGAAAAGGTATTGATTTCAGCGCAGAATACAATGGAAAAATTTCAGAGATGCTTAAAGACGAAAAAGGGCTTGTAGAAGTGGTTAGATGTGCATCACTCTTGCACGACATAGGGAAGCATCCTCCCGAGGGGCATTACAAGAGAACCCGTGAAAGTGCTGAAGAACTACTGAAAAATGCGGGCTTTGAGGAAGTTGCAAAAGACATTGCAGAATGTGCATCAAGACACCATTACAGAGAAAGTTTGGATGATGAATACAAACCGAAAACAAAACTGGAATGGGTAGTTGCGTTAGCAGATAAAGTTTCGGTTGTAGATAGGGCTATCCTTATTGAAAGAAATGAAGAGTCTGCTCTGTGCTGTGAATGGCTTTTAAGTAAACTCAACCAAGTTCTGAGTGAAGATGATAAAAGGAATCTGGGAGAACTTATAGACTACTTAAAGGGAAAGAGAGATAAAGTCAGTGAAATTCGAATTATCCCTGTAGACGTGGAGAAAATCCAGCAAGAGATTGACAGAATAGTTTTCAATCCTAAAGAAGTTTTTGGTGTTGAGCCCAAGATCGGGCTTTTATGCTTAGAAACTGCAGGAATTCAGAAATTCGTTACCGCTTCTGACTTCAGAAAATACGTTTCTGGAGCAAGTTCTTTACTTGAAAACGTTCTTATCGAAGTTCGAGATTATTTAAAGGATACTTTTTGTCCTGAGTGCGTGATCTATGCAAAAGGCGGTTCGCTACTTGCAATCGTTCCCGCCAGCTATTATAGAGAGCTCAAGAATGAAATTAACCGCAAATTCAAGGGAAGGACTCGAGTAGCAAGCCCAAAAATTCCGCCTAAGGAGTTCTTTGAATATGAGTTAAACGAATTAAAATACGGTCCCCAAGTTCTTCAAGAGTCAAATTTAGTTCACAAAAGGAACTTTGGTTCTTGTGTATCGAGAACATTGTGTTTTCTTGAAGCAGAAGAGATTTTTGGAGAAACGGTTTCGATACCGGTCGGAGAAATTTGTCGATGCTGTTATGAGTATCCAAGCACTCAAATCTGGAAAGAATTTGATGAAGAATTTCAAATTTGCGAACGATGTAAAATTGTTCTCGAAGAGCAAAAGAGAACAAGAGAAGCTCTTTTATTCTACTTGGATTTGGAAAGTCAGAAAATAGAACCTCGTCCTGAAAACGAATTCTGGAAAAAACTGACCAAAAAACTCGAAGATAGAGTTAAGAATGCAAATGTATTATCTGAACTGTATTACAAAGGTGTGAAGGGGATAACTTTTAAGCTTGTTGAAACTTGGGACTACTTAGGGAGACAGCATTTTTCACCGACTGGAGAGGATAATGAGGGAAATTATGATATTGCATTTATTAAAGGAGATGGTGATAACTTTGGAAAGATAAAAGAAAGCGCGTCTTCTCCCGCCATTTTCAGAGAGATCTCAGAACTGTTCGAAAAGGTGATAGAAGACTCAATTGTTGAAGGATTTATCGAGATTTTGCTGAAAGAAATGGAGATCTTGGGCGTCATTGTAGGAGAAAAAAGTGAGAAAAGCAAATATCAGCTTGAAATACCATTTGACGTAGTCTTTATTGGTGGGGATGACTTCTTAGTATTAATGGACTCCGCATTTGTTTTCATATTCCTTAAAAAATTCAGAGAGAGCGTTCAAAAATTGCTCGGAGAGAGAAAGGAGAGATATGAAAAAGAGGATAACCAAAGATTATCCATTTTCCCTTTGGGTGTTTCGATGGGTGTTGTGATCTGTAAGAACAGAATTCCGATCAAGTCTACTATAGACGTTATCAATGAGATGGTAAAGAAGGCAAAGGAGAAGTCAAAGGAAGAGGCAACTTTAAAGAAGTTTGGCTCTGAAATTTACATCTACTTGCAGAAGTTCAATCAAATACCCACAAAAGGGGAGATCGAAGCTTTAGAGAGAAAACCAGAGCAAAAATCATGTGAAGAAGGATCTGAGTCCCATGAAAAGTTCACTTCTTTTCCAATGAATGGAAAAGAGTTCATTTGTTATATGGAGCATCTCAAATTCTTCGTCGAAAAAGGTATTTCGCCAAATTGGATAAAAAGAGTCTTTGGAAAAGAGAAACCGCGTTCGATTACAGATGCCTGTATAAACCTTCTCTTCAAAATGGCTAGAACAGACAAAGAAAGTGATGAATTCAAAGCTTTGGAGAGACTATACGAGATTCATGAAAAATTCGAGATAAAAGATAAGTTCAGCTATAAACACTTGGACATCGCTGAAAGTGTTAGAGTTCTGACAGAGAAAATTGAGAAGAACGTAAGAGACGAGAATTTAAGAAAAAAGATTAAGAAAATTTTATTAGGTGATTAA
- a CDS encoding CRISPR-associated protein Csx14 produces the protein MKTAIISPLGLSPPVITTFVEGIGENISDLVVLTTENEDVKAGYELVRIGLRQKYPKTRLHEVTLPFEDVNTTEENLRFMSICAKIIREERERYKCDKILLNVAGGRKNMCITLSLLGQLMAVDGVYHVVSRDVKIVNQLLENLREDIKRIYKARTDEEKLKIYKERERHFNSLLFPERKEYDIIRIPTLPYPREYLAKLVNATLQDLNILSNEEKQMLEAHGIVEKLGGKFRVTEYGKRFMEVLLGK, from the coding sequence ATGAAAACCGCAATCATTTCACCTTTAGGCTTAAGCCCGCCAGTGATAACAACTTTTGTTGAAGGGATCGGTGAAAATATCAGCGACCTTGTCGTGCTAACCACTGAAAATGAAGACGTAAAGGCAGGCTACGAATTGGTTAGAATTGGATTGAGACAAAAATATCCCAAAACAAGGCTTCATGAAGTAACTCTGCCATTTGAAGACGTAAATACTACTGAAGAAAACCTACGCTTCATGTCGATCTGTGCAAAGATAATAAGAGAAGAACGAGAACGTTATAAGTGCGATAAGATCTTGCTAAACGTCGCAGGCGGTAGAAAGAACATGTGCATAACACTATCTTTGCTCGGTCAGCTCATGGCTGTTGACGGAGTCTACCATGTTGTTAGCAGAGATGTGAAGATCGTGAATCAGCTACTCGAAAACCTTAGGGAAGATATAAAGAGAATTTATAAAGCAAGAACTGATGAAGAGAAGCTCAAAATTTACAAAGAAAGAGAAAGACACTTCAACAGCCTTCTTTTTCCCGAAAGGAAAGAATATGACATAATAAGGATTCCAACTCTGCCTTACCCAAGAGAATACCTTGCAAAGCTCGTGAATGCAACCCTTCAGGATCTAAATATTTTGTCGAACGAAGAAAAGCAAATGCTCGAAGCTCACGGTATTGTTGAAAAGTTAGGCGGAAAATTTAGAGTCACAGAGTATGGGAAGAGGTTCATGGAGGTGTTGTTGGGGAAATGA
- a CDS encoding radical SAM protein: MKDFIKKLKYPLHCEHCEGISEIENPRHHPSYEITNECNLDCIFCYSRIAKAKGLPKPGYYGDLKPKAITISQFGEPLLAGEREVLRIVKTLREMFGEIRLDLQTNGVLLTPKICEEFDIAMISLDAGSREGYCEITKRDFFERVVENVKMSSGITHTTIRTVFMPGINDRELQKIAEIASVADELFLQPVSIYKENKELIEKIDLERAESIGEFLKISIELSEIAELRLPGCFLLNLNRTLKNYSFEEIMLFSRNAFAEFPEISREWRFKV, from the coding sequence ATGAAAGATTTTATAAAAAAATTAAAATATCCACTTCATTGTGAGCATTGCGAAGGCATAAGTGAGATTGAAAATCCAAGGCACCATCCCAGCTATGAGATCACAAATGAATGCAATCTGGACTGCATTTTCTGCTATTCAAGAATTGCAAAGGCAAAAGGTTTGCCAAAACCCGGATACTACGGAGATTTGAAGCCGAAAGCCATAACAATTTCGCAGTTTGGTGAGCCACTACTTGCTGGAGAGAGAGAAGTTCTTAGAATCGTAAAGACCCTACGGGAGATGTTTGGAGAAATAAGACTTGATCTCCAGACTAACGGAGTTCTTCTAACTCCAAAGATCTGCGAAGAGTTCGACATCGCGATGATCAGCCTCGACGCTGGAAGCAGAGAAGGCTACTGCGAGATAACGAAACGGGACTTTTTTGAGAGAGTTGTTGAAAACGTAAAAATGAGTTCTGGAATAACCCATACTACCATCAGAACAGTTTTCATGCCCGGAATAAACGATAGGGAACTGCAAAAGATTGCAGAAATTGCAAGCGTTGCGGATGAGCTATTTCTACAGCCCGTTTCGATTTATAAAGAGAATAAGGAGCTAATCGAAAAAATAGATCTCGAGAGAGCAGAAAGCATTGGAGAATTTCTAAAGATTAGCATAGAACTTTCTGAGATCGCTGAGCTCCGACTTCCTGGATGCTTTTTGCTAAATCTCAATAGAACTCTGAAAAATTACAGCTTTGAAGAAATCATGTTGTTCAGCAGAAATGCATTTGCAGAATTTCCAGAAATAAGCAGAGAGTGGCGTTTTAAGGTATAA
- a CDS encoding RAMP superfamily CRISPR-associated protein, producing the protein MKGVFLVELETLEPVVIVAKKGKTKFFETAKYIPASSIAGALARKSIFENVRNNLGNCKNLESPNKIPECSNCPENCDYRKIWINKELKLTNAVVGEWDSKSPGIPELQSACESRQKAGKEAKKDQLLYLFLERLFWSGKANLEKIEEVRKERYKKSLATFNGKEFKNVTLMQFTRVAIDEKLKSSKENMLYGFTAIKDEQKFRFLVFCEKDLADIFNGEIKIGAWKSRGMGLVRLKIVEKYDENKFIEKRAKEIREGFEKIYKLFGEKINEYYGTYTYLTDGTQKLDLEIVFRLERIRRSLRYERKDKGYFIIADTISSGSAGVFYARDPEKMAEELAKQELKILSQPWFDWLYFNHPVHYEFSVLNGGGRS; encoded by the coding sequence ATGAAAGGTGTTTTTTTGGTTGAACTCGAGACCCTCGAACCAGTTGTTATAGTTGCAAAAAAAGGAAAAACGAAATTTTTCGAGACCGCTAAATATATACCCGCTTCATCCATAGCGGGAGCTCTTGCAAGAAAGTCCATTTTCGAAAATGTGAGAAACAACCTTGGAAACTGTAAAAACTTAGAAAGTCCAAACAAAATACCTGAATGTTCAAATTGTCCAGAGAATTGCGATTACAGAAAAATCTGGATAAATAAAGAACTAAAGTTAACGAATGCTGTTGTTGGGGAATGGGATTCAAAATCCCCGGGAATCCCTGAACTACAAAGCGCATGTGAGTCGAGACAAAAAGCTGGGAAAGAAGCAAAGAAAGATCAACTCCTTTATTTGTTTCTGGAGAGGCTATTCTGGAGCGGAAAAGCAAATCTGGAAAAGATTGAAGAAGTTAGAAAGGAGAGATATAAAAAGAGTTTGGCGACTTTTAACGGAAAAGAATTCAAGAATGTTACCCTGATGCAATTTACAAGGGTAGCAATAGATGAGAAACTGAAGTCTTCGAAAGAAAATATGCTTTATGGTTTCACTGCAATAAAAGACGAACAAAAATTCAGGTTTCTCGTATTCTGTGAGAAAGACCTCGCTGACATATTTAATGGAGAAATAAAGATTGGAGCATGGAAATCACGTGGAATGGGGTTAGTAAGGCTAAAAATAGTGGAAAAATACGACGAAAATAAGTTCATCGAAAAAAGAGCAAAAGAGATAAGAGAGGGGTTCGAAAAAATTTACAAACTTTTTGGTGAGAAAATAAACGAATACTACGGCACTTACACCTATCTGACGGATGGGACTCAAAAGCTGGACCTCGAGATCGTTTTCAGGTTAGAGCGGATTAGAAGAAGCTTGAGATATGAGAGAAAAGACAAAGGATACTTCATAATAGCAGACACAATTAGTTCGGGCTCAGCAGGAGTTTTCTATGCAAGAGATCCAGAGAAGATGGCTGAGGAGCTTGCTAAACAGGAGTTAAAGATTTTAAGCCAGCCATGGTTTGACTGGCTTTATTTCAACCATCCTGTGCATTATGAGTTTAGCGTTTTGAATGGAGGTGGGAGATCGTGA
- a CDS encoding RAMP superfamily CRISPR-associated protein, which produces MHEALKARNVLECSLKTLSPLHVGSEKTLGFGVDNPIVKVKRKENGEEREIPVIPGSSIRGVLRAHFYRLARSGALSKFEWFKVLQEELEKFERDFAKCSEVEKIRNVKEKLGTLEKFFGISGLASPLKITDAEPIDFKTGSRTHVRINPKKDRAEKGKLFTVEFVEGIFKFKIVFDELSEDYEDVNRFFNEVFCKTLKNGLEIHVGGMRSRGYGLCELKIEKILRYTAEGLAIGQAEEVK; this is translated from the coding sequence ATGCACGAAGCTCTAAAGGCGAGAAACGTGCTCGAATGCAGTTTGAAAACTCTTTCTCCGCTCCATGTCGGTTCGGAAAAGACCTTGGGGTTTGGAGTGGATAATCCGATTGTGAAGGTTAAAAGAAAAGAAAATGGAGAAGAGAGGGAGATCCCCGTGATACCGGGTTCGAGCATAAGGGGTGTTCTAAGGGCGCACTTCTACAGACTTGCAAGATCTGGAGCATTAAGTAAGTTCGAATGGTTCAAAGTTCTCCAAGAAGAGCTTGAAAAGTTCGAAAGAGATTTTGCAAAGTGCTCTGAAGTTGAAAAAATAAGGAACGTTAAAGAAAAGCTTGGAACTCTCGAAAAATTCTTTGGAATATCTGGACTTGCCTCGCCTTTGAAAATAACCGATGCAGAACCAATAGACTTCAAAACCGGAAGTAGAACACATGTTAGGATAAATCCAAAAAAGGACAGGGCTGAGAAGGGGAAGCTTTTTACTGTTGAATTTGTTGAAGGAATATTCAAGTTCAAAATCGTCTTTGATGAGCTTTCAGAAGATTACGAAGATGTGAACAGGTTTTTCAACGAGGTTTTTTGCAAAACTCTAAAGAATGGGCTCGAAATTCACGTTGGCGGAATGAGATCGAGGGGCTACGGGTTGTGCGAGCTTAAAATTGAAAAGATTTTGCGCTACACGGCTGAGGGGCTTGCAATAGGGCAGGCAGAGGAGGTGAAATAA
- a CDS encoding TM1812 family CRISPR-associated protein gives MILQVIGYLAPYNEVNYRIQDSLYKTPFSSHALQQHFGEEVLIFAPKSLIEEYYENDPKLLEDKIREKKNNFDHFELAIIPSIGEYEFKDRKVEYKNNFDNIVIAILLHLLKKNPERVLMDVSTGQNVYVFALIEAVRRYATYRQLEKILQGSDFIPRIATYQPILRNIKEVKIEIGDFPTRPFFSLPQADPDKLCKTGDREVKREAGEIGKKYHTLKSAFRLLQKEVTIGFNAVRYNTPLAFYELLKFDANADEIEIGFSKLAHEFLENEIPMDLKVFSNILFSIAMFRSFREFKSTLNMPSINEIGLKFQRVYTKADLDVNCNFLTRELEEIKTRAEKRRMEIEQKRRVSLLELYKRETCEGDEKFGSKDIKRNFFAHSGFLKEYTFVTIANGDFCLEWDKSKHKDIENWLLNP, from the coding sequence ATGATTCTGCAAGTGATCGGTTATCTAGCACCTTATAATGAAGTAAACTATAGAATCCAGGACTCTCTTTACAAAACTCCTTTTTCTTCACATGCACTTCAACAACACTTTGGTGAGGAAGTTTTAATTTTCGCTCCGAAAAGTTTGATTGAGGAATACTATGAAAATGATCCAAAGCTTTTAGAAGATAAAATCAGAGAAAAGAAAAATAATTTTGATCATTTCGAGTTAGCCATCATCCCATCGATTGGAGAATACGAGTTTAAAGATCGAAAGGTGGAATACAAAAACAACTTTGATAATATAGTTATAGCAATCTTATTGCATTTGCTTAAAAAGAACCCCGAGAGAGTCTTGATGGATGTAAGCACCGGACAAAATGTTTATGTTTTCGCTTTAATCGAAGCAGTTCGCAGATACGCTACTTACAGACAGCTTGAGAAAATCCTTCAAGGTTCAGATTTTATTCCGAGAATTGCCACTTATCAGCCAATTTTAAGAAATATTAAAGAAGTAAAAATCGAAATAGGTGATTTTCCCACGAGACCTTTCTTTTCTCTACCCCAAGCGGATCCAGATAAGTTATGCAAAACTGGAGATAGGGAAGTAAAGAGAGAAGCAGGAGAAATCGGAAAGAAATACCATACCCTCAAATCAGCTTTCAGACTCCTCCAAAAAGAGGTCACGATTGGCTTTAACGCCGTCCGTTATAACACGCCATTAGCTTTTTATGAGCTCCTTAAATTTGACGCAAATGCAGATGAAATAGAAATAGGATTTTCAAAACTTGCACACGAATTCCTTGAAAACGAAATTCCAATGGATTTGAAAGTATTTTCCAACATTTTGTTTTCAATTGCGATGTTCAGAAGTTTCAGAGAATTTAAATCAACACTCAATATGCCGAGCATTAATGAAATTGGCTTAAAATTTCAAAGAGTATATACAAAAGCGGACTTAGATGTAAACTGCAACTTTTTGACAAGAGAACTTGAAGAAATAAAAACGAGAGCGGAAAAAAGAAGAATGGAAATAGAACAAAAAAGGCGAGTTTCACTTTTGGAACTTTACAAAAGAGAAACTTGTGAGGGTGACGAAAAGTTTGGGAGTAAGGATATCAAAAGAAACTTTTTTGCTCACAGTGGATTCCTGAAGGAATATACTTTTGTTACAATTGCTAATGGCGATTTTTGCCTTGAATGGGACAAAAGTAAGCATAAAGATATCGAAAATTGGCTTCTTAATCCATAA
- the glyS gene encoding glycine--tRNA ligase: MSDLMEMLIRRGFLWQSFEIYGGMAGFIDYAPLGNNLRRKIENIWREFFVIDERVAEIDTPLIGVEEVFIASGHATSFVDTAIECQKCGKVYRADHYIKEKLNLEVDTSIETIKEAIEVYGLKCECGGNFGEPFLMNLMFSTKIGAGKGKLGYLRPETAQGIFVAFRRLSNYFRDKLPFGVAQIGRAFRNEISPRQGVIRLREFNQAELEFFVHPAEKRHPKFRELENDLVTLVDKFDKTHKITLRDAVNKGIIANEVLAYFIGKTRRFLIAIGIKDDKLRFRQHKDDEKAHYATDCWDAEVLMSYGWIEVVGIADRTNYDLSRHASFSKTEMSIFVPYPEPIVVKKKKAIPKMSALGPVFKSKAKKIAEALEKIEINSDEIEIEIDGEKIKLGKEFYTIQEVEEEVTGERVIPHVIEPSFGLDRITYAVLEHSFDKDIVEGEERKVLRLKRRLAPIEVAVLPLLSREPFITKALEIVDLLRKSGFYTDYDDSGSIGRRYRRFDEIGTPFCITIDHQTFEDETVTIRDRDTTKQIRVKISELEKVLKELIRSEKNIEGFGEIFR, encoded by the coding sequence ATGAGCGATCTAATGGAGATGCTTATTCGAAGAGGTTTCCTCTGGCAATCCTTCGAAATCTATGGGGGAATGGCAGGATTCATAGATTACGCTCCTTTAGGAAACAATTTAAGGAGAAAAATCGAGAATATCTGGCGTGAGTTCTTTGTAATTGACGAAAGAGTTGCGGAGATAGACACCCCGCTGATAGGTGTTGAAGAAGTTTTCATCGCCTCCGGACATGCGACTTCCTTCGTTGATACAGCCATAGAATGTCAGAAATGTGGAAAAGTTTATCGAGCTGATCATTACATTAAGGAAAAGCTAAATCTTGAGGTTGATACATCCATAGAGACCATTAAAGAGGCAATAGAAGTTTATGGTCTTAAATGTGAGTGCGGTGGAAATTTTGGAGAACCTTTTCTGATGAATCTAATGTTCTCAACAAAGATTGGGGCAGGAAAAGGTAAGCTTGGATATCTCCGCCCCGAAACCGCTCAGGGAATCTTTGTCGCATTTAGAAGGCTTTCGAACTACTTCCGAGACAAGCTTCCATTCGGGGTTGCTCAAATTGGAAGAGCATTCAGGAATGAAATTAGCCCAAGACAGGGAGTCATAAGACTTAGAGAATTCAATCAGGCTGAATTGGAGTTTTTTGTTCATCCAGCAGAGAAAAGACATCCCAAATTCAGGGAACTGGAAAATGATTTAGTGACACTTGTTGATAAGTTCGACAAAACCCACAAAATAACTCTGAGAGATGCTGTGAATAAAGGTATAATAGCTAACGAAGTTCTCGCATACTTTATTGGCAAAACAAGGAGATTTTTGATTGCAATCGGCATAAAGGATGATAAACTCCGCTTTAGACAGCATAAAGATGATGAAAAAGCACACTACGCAACAGACTGCTGGGATGCAGAAGTCTTGATGAGCTATGGGTGGATTGAAGTCGTCGGAATTGCAGACAGAACAAATTACGACTTATCAAGACATGCGAGTTTTAGTAAAACAGAGATGAGTATATTTGTTCCATACCCCGAACCTATCGTTGTTAAGAAAAAGAAAGCCATTCCAAAGATGAGTGCACTCGGCCCTGTTTTTAAATCCAAGGCTAAAAAGATTGCCGAAGCGCTCGAAAAAATTGAAATAAACTCCGATGAGATTGAAATTGAGATTGATGGTGAGAAGATAAAGCTTGGAAAGGAGTTTTACACTATTCAGGAAGTCGAAGAAGAAGTTACAGGAGAGAGAGTTATCCCTCATGTAATCGAACCGTCTTTTGGGCTTGACAGAATAACCTACGCCGTTCTTGAGCACTCCTTTGACAAGGACATTGTTGAAGGGGAAGAGAGAAAAGTTCTAAGGCTTAAAAGAAGACTTGCTCCAATTGAGGTTGCTGTTTTGCCTCTTTTATCAAGAGAACCCTTCATAACAAAAGCACTCGAGATTGTGGACTTATTGCGTAAGAGTGGTTTCTACACTGACTATGACGACTCGGGGAGCATTGGCAGGCGTTATAGGCGATTTGATGAAATTGGGACCCCATTTTGCATTACAATAGATCATCAGACCTTTGAAGACGAAACTGTAACTATAAGGGACAGGGACACCACAAAGCAGATCAGGGTTAAGATTTCAGAACTTGAAAAAGTTTTAAAGGAGTTAATCCGCAGTGAAAAGAACATAGAGGGATTCGGAGAGATATTCAGATGA
- a CDS encoding RAMP superfamily CRISPR-associated protein: protein MDFWVKDINVSLKVRKFRVGGIQEDVDLGSVPLKYTASSIRGLLRKAVKKALNSLNLKNAEESEIFGKDDFEGKVQVLLLNQNEKSEKNVRHGIKIDPLLGSVKHGHLFSYSFLEIEEIKFILRPLIKITREEAKILYYGLNYLRYDTIGGFGSKGMGLIEDVEIDENFKKFVEVKV from the coding sequence ATGGATTTCTGGGTAAAAGATATCAATGTTTCGTTAAAAGTTAGAAAGTTCAGAGTTGGAGGCATACAAGAGGACGTGGATCTCGGTTCTGTTCCTTTAAAATACACCGCAAGTAGTATTAGGGGGTTGTTAAGAAAGGCAGTAAAAAAAGCTCTCAATTCCCTTAACTTGAAAAATGCTGAGGAAAGTGAGATATTTGGTAAAGATGACTTTGAGGGCAAGGTTCAAGTGTTGCTATTAAACCAGAACGAGAAATCTGAGAAAAACGTTAGACATGGGATAAAGATAGATCCATTACTGGGTTCTGTAAAGCACGGACATCTTTTCTCCTACAGCTTTTTAGAAATCGAAGAAATAAAGTTCATCTTACGCCCTTTGATAAAGATAACAAGAGAAGAGGCAAAAATCCTTTACTATGGACTAAATTATTTGAGATATGACACAATTGGCGGATTTGGCTCGAAAGGAATGGGTTTAATAGAGGACGTGGAGATTGATGAGAATTTTAAGAAATTTGTGGAGGTAAAAGTATGA